A portion of the Dethiosulfovibrio faecalis genome contains these proteins:
- a CDS encoding efflux RND transporter periplasmic adaptor subunit, translating into MRTAVVTVLASILLWSSAGFAQNAVVTVQTVEITPKVERGFSENSTLEAIDEVTLYPRVSGRLIKVFVKQGDSVSPGDPIAELDHRDVDAQISQAKAQIAVAQAQVAQAMAELENAKRERDRYLRLVKEGFSTQQQLDSKETVYRTAKAAVDLSRAQVRQNMANLEKLQVDLSEYTLKASIQGIVVNDYSRTPGEMITPQTSLAQIADISRLKAVIQAPESHARLIEQGMKAFVTVGEAKLDGKVYRVRPFVDPSTRTTQVEVAVENDGDLKPGMFARVFIVEETMENAVMIPMDSVISEEDGSFVFVVEDGKARKKPVSLGRSVGRNVNVQDGLAKGDQLIVLGGRNLSDGDQVTIR; encoded by the coding sequence ATGAGAACAGCTGTTGTCACAGTTCTGGCCTCCATATTGCTTTGGAGTTCCGCCGGGTTCGCCCAAAACGCCGTCGTGACCGTTCAGACGGTGGAGATAACGCCCAAGGTTGAAAGAGGCTTCTCCGAGAACAGCACCCTGGAGGCCATAGACGAGGTTACCCTCTACCCCAGGGTAAGCGGAAGGCTGATAAAGGTCTTCGTGAAACAGGGCGACTCGGTATCTCCCGGAGACCCTATAGCTGAGCTGGACCACAGGGACGTCGACGCCCAGATATCTCAGGCCAAAGCACAGATAGCCGTCGCCCAGGCACAGGTAGCCCAAGCCATGGCGGAGCTTGAAAACGCCAAGAGGGAGAGAGATCGCTATCTCAGGCTGGTCAAGGAGGGGTTCTCCACCCAGCAACAGCTGGACTCGAAGGAAACGGTCTATCGTACCGCCAAGGCGGCGGTAGATCTCAGCAGAGCCCAGGTCCGACAGAACATGGCCAACCTGGAGAAGCTACAGGTAGACCTGTCCGAATACACGCTGAAGGCGTCCATTCAGGGAATAGTGGTAAACGACTACTCCAGGACCCCGGGAGAGATGATAACCCCTCAGACCTCTCTGGCACAGATCGCGGACATCTCCAGGCTTAAAGCGGTCATCCAGGCTCCGGAAAGCCACGCCAGACTGATAGAACAGGGAATGAAGGCCTTCGTGACGGTAGGGGAGGCAAAACTGGATGGCAAGGTCTATCGGGTCAGACCCTTCGTAGATCCCAGTACCAGGACGACACAGGTGGAGGTAGCCGTGGAGAACGATGGAGACCTCAAGCCTGGCATGTTCGCCAGGGTTTTCATCGTTGAGGAAACCATGGAAAACGCCGTGATGATACCGATGGACTCGGTGATCTCCGAGGAAGACGGCTCCTTCGTCTTCGTGGTGGAAGACGGAAAGGCGAGAAAGAAGCCTGTCTCATTGGGGCGATCCGTCGGAAGGAACGTCAACGTACAGGATGGGCTTGCTAAAGGAGATCAACTGATCGTCCTAGGAGGAAGAAACCTCTCCGATGGAGACCAGGTAACGATTCGTTAA
- a CDS encoding efflux RND transporter permease subunit, giving the protein MRKLIETALKRPVTVVILTTALIVFGIYAFANMGMERMPNVDLPYVMVQTTMEGASPAVVDNDITDVLEEQINTIDGIKNIDSSSYEGRSVIAIEFQLDKDVDVAASDVRAKVNLARGSLPDEADDPVVDKFSFDDMAVMTIAVNSTADMRSTSTYVDKIARQRLQTVKGVGNAQAVGLREREIRVWLDPIALQARGLTATDVKNAINEKHVELPAGRIESESQEFGIRLAGEYGSIEALSQMAVARRNGALVRLKDVARVEDGFEDRRSVATYDGKETILIQIRKQRGTNEVALAKDVKAMVEKLNAAAPKGISLKIVQDTSRFIIRSMNGVRGDIIMGIMMTSIIMFLFLRTIRATFVAVITIPVCLIGTLIVLDGLGITINNMTMLGLSLAVGMVVDSTTVVMENIHRHREMGKTAMRSSADGGTEVGFSVLAGAATTMAVFLPVAFMSGIIGRFFYAFGITVAMTILISLILSLTLTPFLCSRILGRQTESALTRAMEAPFLALERLYTGLLGAAVRHRLITLIVAVAIFVSGLLMAGRLGSEFFPNEDRGRFKINFELSAEASLQQTEDFLLELGNLVRQDPRVVYTYGTAGSGQGGEVYKGTITVELVPRDERPPFYVIMGEYRKKLAVYRDVDITLGRWGGSDISLVLQGDSTEELADIGEAMKAELEQKSVGLVDITTDLRMNKPRINLDIDRNLADDLGISMRDLSTEIKTYFGGTNAGSFKEGGYRYDIRLRAGAEDRDAPEKISDIAVRGGDGELVRLPGLVTPRIEMAPNVIKRHNRQRSLEIGANTDGISPGEGIVQLEDIFDRYAPSDGSVTMSPAGDTENMRESFASLTTALAFAILLVYMVMAIQFESFMHPLTIMFALPLMTAGAFGLLLLAGVRLSVMSFMGIILLVGIVVNNAILLVDFANQHREQGMDKISAIMKAAPLRLRPILMTTCSTMVGMLPIALGLSEGGEIRQPMSITVIGGLFTATLLTLVVIPVIYLIVDDMTDRVKRVFSRAGAIVRGRRMAASGRLPGQTSERGNATR; this is encoded by the coding sequence ATGAGAAAGCTCATAGAGACAGCCCTAAAAAGACCGGTCACGGTGGTAATACTGACCACAGCCCTGATAGTGTTCGGGATATACGCCTTCGCCAACATGGGGATGGAAAGGATGCCCAACGTCGACCTGCCCTACGTAATGGTTCAGACCACCATGGAGGGAGCCAGCCCGGCGGTGGTGGACAACGACATCACCGACGTGCTGGAAGAGCAGATCAACACCATAGACGGCATAAAGAACATCGACTCCAGCAGCTACGAGGGAAGATCGGTGATAGCCATAGAGTTCCAGTTGGACAAGGACGTAGACGTGGCAGCATCGGACGTCAGGGCCAAGGTGAACCTGGCCAGAGGAAGTCTGCCCGACGAGGCGGACGACCCGGTGGTGGACAAGTTCAGCTTCGACGACATGGCCGTCATGACCATAGCGGTCAACAGCACCGCCGACATGAGATCCACCTCCACCTACGTGGACAAGATCGCGAGGCAGAGGCTCCAAACCGTGAAGGGAGTCGGCAACGCCCAGGCGGTCGGACTAAGGGAGAGGGAGATAAGAGTCTGGCTGGATCCCATAGCCCTACAGGCTAGGGGATTGACCGCCACGGACGTCAAGAACGCCATCAACGAGAAGCACGTCGAGCTCCCCGCCGGAAGGATAGAGTCGGAAAGCCAGGAGTTCGGCATCAGGCTGGCCGGAGAATACGGCTCCATAGAGGCACTTAGCCAGATGGCGGTGGCCCGAAGAAACGGCGCACTGGTGAGGCTGAAGGACGTAGCCCGGGTGGAGGACGGTTTCGAGGATCGACGGAGCGTAGCCACCTACGACGGAAAGGAAACCATCCTCATACAGATCCGTAAGCAGAGGGGCACCAACGAGGTGGCCCTGGCCAAGGACGTAAAGGCAATGGTGGAGAAGCTTAACGCCGCCGCTCCGAAGGGCATATCGCTGAAGATCGTCCAGGACACCTCTCGGTTCATCATAAGGTCCATGAACGGCGTCAGAGGAGACATAATCATGGGAATCATGATGACCTCGATCATAATGTTCCTGTTCCTCCGCACCATAAGGGCCACCTTCGTGGCGGTCATAACCATACCGGTATGCCTCATAGGGACACTGATCGTACTCGACGGTCTCGGAATAACCATAAACAACATGACCATGCTGGGGCTATCCCTGGCTGTCGGCATGGTGGTCGACAGCACCACAGTCGTGATGGAGAATATCCACCGTCACAGGGAGATGGGCAAGACCGCCATGAGGTCCTCCGCCGACGGAGGAACCGAGGTAGGGTTCTCCGTCCTGGCAGGAGCCGCTACCACCATGGCGGTGTTCCTGCCGGTGGCCTTTATGAGCGGCATAATAGGACGGTTCTTCTACGCCTTCGGAATAACCGTGGCCATGACCATACTGATATCGCTGATACTCTCCCTGACGCTGACGCCGTTCCTCTGCTCCAGAATACTGGGACGACAGACAGAGTCGGCCCTCACCAGAGCCATGGAGGCCCCTTTCCTGGCATTGGAGCGGCTCTACACCGGCTTGCTCGGAGCAGCCGTAAGGCATAGGCTGATAACCCTGATAGTGGCGGTGGCAATATTCGTTTCCGGACTCCTGATGGCTGGTCGACTGGGATCGGAGTTTTTCCCCAACGAGGACAGGGGACGATTCAAGATAAACTTCGAGCTTTCCGCCGAGGCATCTCTGCAACAGACGGAGGACTTCCTCCTGGAACTGGGTAACTTGGTCCGTCAGGACCCCAGGGTGGTCTACACCTACGGAACAGCGGGGTCGGGACAGGGCGGCGAAGTCTATAAAGGTACGATAACAGTTGAGCTGGTACCCAGAGACGAAAGGCCTCCCTTCTACGTCATAATGGGAGAATACCGCAAGAAGCTGGCGGTCTATCGAGACGTGGACATCACACTGGGACGTTGGGGAGGATCGGACATATCGCTGGTCCTTCAGGGAGACAGCACCGAAGAGTTGGCCGACATAGGAGAGGCCATGAAGGCAGAGCTGGAGCAAAAGAGCGTCGGCCTGGTGGACATAACCACCGACCTCAGAATGAACAAACCCAGGATAAACCTGGACATAGACAGAAACCTCGCCGACGATCTGGGTATCAGCATGAGAGACCTGTCGACTGAGATAAAGACCTATTTCGGAGGGACCAACGCCGGGAGCTTCAAAGAGGGAGGCTATCGCTACGACATAAGGCTCAGAGCCGGAGCGGAGGATCGGGATGCGCCTGAAAAGATCTCGGACATCGCGGTTCGGGGGGGAGACGGCGAGCTCGTGAGACTTCCCGGCCTGGTGACCCCAAGGATAGAGATGGCTCCCAATGTAATAAAGAGACACAACAGACAGAGGTCCCTGGAGATAGGGGCCAACACCGACGGCATATCCCCCGGCGAGGGGATCGTACAGCTCGAGGACATCTTCGACCGTTACGCCCCGTCGGACGGATCCGTAACCATGTCCCCCGCAGGGGACACGGAGAACATGAGGGAGAGCTTCGCATCTCTCACGACCGCCCTGGCATTCGCCATACTGCTGGTCTACATGGTGATGGCGATACAGTTCGAGTCCTTCATGCACCCCCTCACCATCATGTTCGCCCTGCCCCTGATGACCGCCGGTGCCTTCGGCCTTCTACTGTTAGCCGGAGTAAGGCTCAGCGTGATGAGCTTCATGGGCATAATCCTGCTGGTGGGGATAGTGGTGAACAACGCCATACTGCTGGTCGACTTCGCCAACCAACACAGGGAACAGGGCATGGACAAGATATCGGCCATAATGAAAGCCGCACCTCTGAGGCTGAGGCCGATACTCATGACCACCTGCTCCACCATGGTCGGAATGCTTCCGATAGCACTGGGACTCAGCGAAGGAGGCGAGATAAGACAGCCTATGTCCATAACGGTCATAGGGGGCCTGTTCACCGCCACCCTCCTGACTCTGGTGGTCATCCCGGTAATATACCTGATCGTCGACGACATGACTGATCGAGTGAAGAGAGTTTTCTCCAGAGCGGGCGCGATCGTCAGAGGACGCAGGATGGCAGCCTCAGGACGGCTTCCCGGACAGACATCCGAAAGGGGTAACGCAACCAGATGA
- a CDS encoding TolC family protein, giving the protein MKSKKTIGIAVAMMAILSAAPPASATPLTLKEAVRIGVEEGIEVLKSVQDMDKSEAGKLVARSALFPSLSLGGKYKRQDERHALAEEANSYGISITATQPVYTGGKATALLKQSQAYENSVLEAVTDSKETVAYSVIRQFYDVLHLRENVAAARDSMAFAESHLKEVVKKEALGVANRFEVTRAEQQLSGYRTQLITAVNDLESAKIALLTTLRMDPESDVDISGDLDFVPYIGDREGSLERAMANRPDLKASLSSLEIQRQEIQVAASGLRPKVDLKASYSWDDPKESDGTDDDDWEIALEVDVPILDRNVTKAQIMREKANLRQKELDLQKLREAIRSEVSQAWLNLETAGQAVESTSKDLELASESLRLAQVGYREGVSTQIDVLDAQASYTKARKEHATAVSAYSVQVAALERTEGELVSHVLKEDGGEER; this is encoded by the coding sequence ATGAAATCGAAGAAAACGATAGGTATAGCCGTAGCGATGATGGCGATACTTTCCGCCGCACCTCCCGCATCAGCGACCCCTCTGACCCTAAAGGAAGCGGTCAGAATAGGGGTGGAAGAGGGAATAGAGGTTCTGAAGAGCGTCCAGGACATGGACAAGAGCGAGGCGGGAAAGCTGGTCGCCCGATCCGCTCTCTTTCCATCTCTTTCCCTGGGAGGAAAATACAAAAGACAGGACGAGAGACACGCTCTTGCGGAGGAGGCAAACTCCTACGGCATATCGATAACTGCCACCCAGCCGGTTTACACAGGAGGAAAGGCCACCGCTTTGCTCAAACAATCCCAGGCCTACGAGAACTCGGTTCTGGAGGCGGTGACCGACTCAAAGGAAACCGTGGCATACTCGGTCATACGACAGTTCTACGACGTTCTCCACTTGAGGGAAAACGTCGCTGCCGCCAGGGACTCGATGGCCTTCGCCGAGAGTCACCTGAAGGAAGTCGTAAAGAAGGAGGCCCTGGGCGTAGCGAACCGTTTCGAGGTCACCAGAGCGGAACAGCAGCTGAGCGGCTACAGAACCCAGCTTATAACCGCCGTCAACGACCTGGAATCGGCTAAGATCGCCCTTTTGACCACTCTGAGGATGGACCCCGAGTCGGACGTGGATATCTCGGGAGATCTCGACTTCGTGCCATACATCGGCGACAGGGAGGGATCTCTCGAAAGAGCCATGGCGAACAGGCCGGACCTGAAGGCGTCACTTTCATCGCTGGAGATACAGCGACAGGAGATACAGGTGGCCGCCAGCGGGCTGAGACCTAAGGTCGATCTGAAAGCCTCCTACTCCTGGGACGACCCCAAGGAAAGCGACGGTACCGACGACGACGACTGGGAGATAGCCCTGGAGGTGGACGTCCCAATACTGGACAGAAACGTGACCAAGGCCCAGATAATGAGGGAAAAGGCCAACCTGAGACAGAAAGAGCTGGACCTCCAAAAGCTTCGGGAGGCCATAAGAAGCGAGGTCTCCCAGGCCTGGTTAAATCTCGAAACGGCTGGACAGGCGGTGGAATCCACGTCGAAAGATCTCGAACTGGCCTCGGAATCCCTTAGGTTGGCCCAGGTAGGCTACAGAGAGGGAGTCAGCACCCAGATAGACGTCCTGGACGCCCAGGCATCCTACACCAAGGCCAGAAAGGAACACGCCACGGCGGTCAGCGCCTATTCCGTCCAGGTGGCGGCCCTGGAGAGAACCGAGGGAGAGCTGGTATCCCATGTCCTGAAAGAAGACGGAGGTGAAGAAAGATGA